The following coding sequences lie in one Rutidosis leptorrhynchoides isolate AG116_Rl617_1_P2 chromosome 4, CSIRO_AGI_Rlap_v1, whole genome shotgun sequence genomic window:
- the LOC139840195 gene encoding ACD11 homolog protein-like: MDIFSYFTSEKLSFDDENEFEDAEEGTALSMIADAFEELSNLIKNVNKNDVSFDLRLKPFCDACALVSVLFGSLGIAFKFAEMEYTSKVRDLSEAASLYGTLSKVIDCDVKTDTVQAAESLTRKIRRVRQGLDLIRELFQNFISTDGDYSLKEAASTAYKQVCAPYHTWAVRSAVSAGMYALPTRDQLLLNLNESDESAENEMKRYIKASLPVIKYIDNLYTSRGITLDW; this comes from the exons ATGGATATTTTTTCATACTTCACCTCAGAAAA GTTGAGTTTTGATGATGAGAATGAATTTGAAGACGCTGAAGAAGGAACTGCTTTATCTATGATTGCGGACGCGTTTGAAGAATTATCGAATTTGATTAAAAACGTAAACAAAAATGATGTTTCGTTCGATTTGCGATTGAAGCCTTTTTGCGATGCGTGTGCTTTGGTGTCTGTGTTATTTGGTTCACTTGGTATTGCTTTTAAATTTGCTGAAATGGAATACACATCTAAG GTGCGCGATCTTTCAGAGGCGGCGAGCCTTTATGGAACGTTAAGTAAAGTAATTGATTGTGATGTGAAAACCGACACGGTGCAAGCAGCTGAGAGCCTTACTCGTAAAATTCGCAGAGTTAGACAGGGACTCGATCTCATAAGAGAACTATTTCAGAATTTTATATCAACAGA TGGGGATTACTCGTTGAAAGAAGCAGCTTCAACGGCGTACAAACAAGTTTGTGCACCATATCATACATGGGCTGTTAGAAGTGCGGTTTCTGCTGGAATGTATGCCCTTCCAACAAGAGATCAACTCTTGCTCAACCTAAATGAATCTG ATGAATCAGCGGAGAATGAAATGAAAAGGTATATAAAGGCGTCACTTCCGGTTATAAAGTACATAGATAACTTGTACACTTCAAGGGGGATCACATTGGATTGGtga